The DNA segment gtcttaggggcgcctgggtggctcagtcgttaagtgtctgccttcggctctcagggcgtgatcccagagtgctgggatcaagccccacatcaggctcctccactgggagcctgcttcttccactccctctccccctccccctgcctgtgtttcctctcactggctgtctctctctctctgtcaaataaataaataaaatcttaaaaaaaaaaaagttgtcttagTCCTACAGTAGTTGCCACTTGAAAAGCCACAAGGGAGGTAGTTATTCAGGAAAGAGCTAGTTTAACGTAGGATAAGGATGAGATGATAGGAGAAGAGGGAGTGGGGcaattctttaaaatggaaagaaggttCCAGAGGGCATAAGAAGAACTTGGAAAGGTTCAGCAGTGTCACcatgaattaatgaaaaatggaGAACAAGATATGTATGTGTCTTTGGTGGTGGTATGCATTTTTAGTGTGATAAATTCTAGATAAGTGGCAGTATTTGCTTTAGTATACAGATTTTTGGTGCCATAACCTATGGATCTCAGCCACTAGAGTGATTGGCTATCGAGTATAGTAGTGGTTAGGAACATGAGCATTGGAGGCAGACTGTACCTTGggtttgaatttttattctgtCCCTTATAAACTGTGACCTTAGGCTTTAGACTAAgcttgcctgggttcaaatcgtAGCTCTCTCTCTTGAAGTTGTTTAAGTTGGTGATTTTTGGCCAAATACCATAATCTTTGTTTCCCCATGTAAATGTAGACATAGTTTATATACCTCATTAAATATGCTAATTAATATAAATGTACAGCACTTAGTAGTAATTAGTATTACTCTGTTATGTAGCTGCATCATGAGGTTGTTGGTTTGGgggtatttctctctctctctcccttttttttttctttttaagattttatttttaagtaatctctacacccagtgcggggcttgatctcagctgtgagaccaagagtcacatgctccaccaactgagccagccaggtgtccctgtgtggtggtggtttttttggctttttttttttttttttttcttaaagcactAAACTAACAGCATGTAGAAAGAAGATAATTTCTATAACCCGGAGAcaacttttctctgcttttatatCAAGAGTGGGGAAGAAGTTTTGGAGAGAGATGTGTATTATGTTTATTGTGGCTCTTCCTCAAAACTAGAAGGAGAATGTgtcataatttatgtaatttcttAGACTTAAacaatttttgactttttttttttcaggttgagACTGAGCTAAAGTTAATCTGTTGTGACATTCTGGATGTACTGGACAAACACCTCATTCCAGCAGCTAACACTGGCGAGTCCAAggttttctattataaaatgtAGGTTCTATACTAGAAGGGAAAATGTCAGATTAAATGTTGGCCCCCTTAGAATTATCACTTCTTTTGTGTAGGTGTTCAACTTTTATTTAAGAACAGTTGTTTATTGTTAGAAGGGTAGTTACATGGgaggaatgatttttaaaacttaattttggaGTACTCCTTTGCATATTCACTGCTAATGAACAATTGTTGCATTTAAGATGGTAAGACTATTTACTAAGAGTACTAGGTTTTATCTGTTTGCATTTGGTTTTGTGTGGAGTTACCCATCAGCTGTAGCAATGTAATAAATAGTATTACATAGTTCAATCTTAACATTTTATGTAGAAGTTTTACTTCACAAACTGTCATGCCATTTTTAGAACCACTTTTGTATGTTTAATTCTATCAAGaaaaatttgttgattttttttaggCTTTCCAGTTGATTTCTCTAGGATTTTGCTTATACTTCCTCCTTTGAGGAGGAAAGCTGAATAGACTAGTCAGTCTTTGGTGAATAGTCGTCTTTGGTGAAAGACACTGTGAAATTATTGAAGTATGTgtgttaattattaaatatattttttgttacatatttcattttatagattacaaaattttaaccatttactttcacttaaaaagtatttttcctaattctgtttgttttatttgttttgttttaggaaaggGGACTACCACAGGTATCTGGCTGAATTTGCCACAGGAAATGACAGGAAGGAGGCTGCGGAGAACAGCCTAGTGGCTTATAAAGCTGCTAGTGATATTGCAATGACAGAACTTCCACCCACGCATCCAATTCGCTTAGGTCTTGCTCTCAACTTTTCCGTATTCTACTATGAAATTCTTAATTCCCCCGACCGTGCCTGCAGGTAAGTcatggaagagaaacagaaactctCACTGTGAAAGTGgaaaaagttacaaaagaaaattGTCTTGTTTTCTGGGATTGCTTTTGCCGCCTTGGCCATGTAACAGAGAATTCTTTTGGCTCTTAATGAAACTGGTTTGACTTTAAGACACACCCTGTCTCAGTTCACTAGGATAGCAGTTTTGCATTATGTTGATGGGGAAAATTTTTGGTGGTAGGTAGAATTTTTAACTTGTTAGTGGGAGAGTGAattataatggaatttttttttatattagctTTTAGTCTTTGTAGGCATGTTAATGTAGCTATGCTCTTAgcatatgtattttgtattttctattttaatatgacCAGTTCTCCGTCTTCGTATGTTAACAATTcctgcatttatatatattttagattgcTCCCAATTTTTGATACAGATAGAAATTTAAGAGCTAGCTAGCTCTATGTACATAGCTTTGTActtgtaaaaattattataaaatacaacatGAAGTTTATCATtctaacctttttaaaaaaaaaaagattattataatTAGAGTGAGTAAAtggggggacaggaggagagaatctccagcagcgTAGAactggacgtggggcttgatttcatgaccctgagatcatgacctgagctgaaatcaagaatcagatgcttaattgactgagccacccaggcgcccctcattctaaccatttttaagttttatagttGATTGGCATTAAATACACCCACAGTATTGTATAACTGTCACCACTAAgatatttccaaaactttttcatcacctGAAATACATTAACCACAACCCAGTAATTCTCCAGATCCCCACCCTTGCCCCCATTAATCTCTGCTTTGTctttgtgaatttgcctattttaggtGCCTCATATAATTGGAATAATGTATTTGTTGTTAATAACTTAGAGTCTTCTTTGAGTATAAAGGAGTCAGATTGGAAGGAGAGATGAAAGGAGAGATTTTTCCTGATGGGAGGTGGATTTGTTTACTGCAAaccattatttattcatctaaaaaCATTCTAAATTCCCAGTTGAGTTTTTCTAAACAGGTACAGGTCTTAACTGAAGAAGTTAATAGCTATCTGTTCAGCTGATAGTATTGATTGGATCTTTCATTGTCATTCTCCAGTCCAGCTGTCCCACATATCACTTCGATCTAAGTCTTCTCCATGCCTTTGCTCTTACgcgtttgctttattttttatttatttatttttttttttaagattttgtttatttattcgacagagatagagacagccagcgagagagggaacacaagcaggggggagtgagaggaagaagcaggcccacagcagaggagcctgatgtggggctcgatcccatgatgccgggatcacgccctgagccgaaggtagacgactaaccgctctgccacccaggcgcccctgctttatttttttttaaagattttatttatttgacagaacgtaagcagggggagcagcacagggagagggagaagcaggctccgcactgagcagggagcccgatacggggcttgatcccatgatcccaaggacctgagccgaaggcagacacttaactaactgagccacccaggcgcccctatgcatttgctttaatttttagtGTTCCATTCAtgcttttctcctcccctttaAGATGAGTTCGTATTTGACTTCCTCATCCTCTAGGGTTTCTTTAAGTACTTTTTCCAGAGTAGCACTTCATACTtgttttataatagttttatGTATCAGTCCTCTCTATTCCTAGATGTCATTGTGGACCGGGAGTGTTTCTTTCCCTTGTTCTGTTTTTCCACTGGTGTCCCGCCATCACTTGGTGTTCATCCTACACCAACACCATACCCAGTAaaagttgattttatttcttttcaattctagCAGATAGCTTATATATCACATTTCTGTGGGTTCTgtattgcctttttttcccctgttaatATTAAATTCTTTGGAATTAAACTGGGCTGTCCAACATTTCatctttttacattaaaaaagtgAGCTGTTGACTGGAACTTGGTAATACTTTTATTATGCATAGATTTTCGTGGTGGGTCGGGATAAAATTTGGTCTGTATATTCTGTTTCCTGATAGTCTTGTCAAAAGCTTAGTAAGAAATGGTGCTCTTGGATGCCTGGCTGactcggtcagtagagcatggcgactcttgatctctaggTATGAGTTTGAGCTCTACCTTGGggagaatgttaaaaaaaacaaaaaacagtgctCTAAAAATTTTACTGCCTTCATGTGCtagattacaaaataaaagagTTAATTTTCATCAGTtatatctgtttttcctttatttcagtatttaaagCCAAGATACTCAGTGTCACTATTACAGACTGTAGgataactgaagaaaaagaatgatttctaacATGTCATTTCTGTTTTGGGGCttgtttttgtaatatatttatgtaaatacttTTAGGTTGGCAAAAGCAGCTTTTGATGATGCAATTGCAGAACTGGATACGCTGAGTGAAGAAAGCTATAAGGACTCTACGCTTATCATGCAGTTGTTACGTGATAATCTGACACTATGGACTTCAGACATGCAGGGTGATGGTAAGGAAACTCCGAAGTTAAATGCATCTCTTTCATTTGTTGAGTCTTTTTACTCTTAGGAATTCCTTGGTATTTCTTCATATTAAGCTACAGTTTAGACTCAGCCTATCCTCCAAActattgaattttaattattacCTTTACAGCAAATGATCTCAAAGTACAATTTTCCATTTGGGGCTATATGATGATAATGTAAAAGACTTGTTTTGGGAAAGGGGGTCTTTTTTTATTCGAAGATTTAAAAGTTTTGTCTCTAATGTTTGCTAaacttggtttgcttctctcacTGTGTTTTGGATGGTGGAGGCAGGAAGCagctcattttatctttctcaGATTGAATTTTAGGGATTTATTTAAGTAGTTGTATTTGAATGTCATGATCAGTGCTTTGGCTGACTGGTAACCTCAGGTTAAAACTAGATGgtgtcagtaaatatttatgaatcacCTCCTctgaaaatctttaaagaaggaaCTTGTTTGTCTCGATTTTATAGAGCAAATGGAATGTCCTGCCCCTAGTCCTTACCTAAGAGGTCTGGTATAAtctctgttttgttgttattgtttgtttttagttataaatagtattttataaaacTCAGTCTTGTGATGGGGGTTAATATTTATTCTGAATGCCCAAATTTGTCATAATTGTTGATTTTAAAGGAGGTTTTATTCTACGTATTCCAAAGAAACCTTTTAATCCATGATAGATCAttgagtggtggggggaggacacGGGGCGCAAAAACTAGTGATGTGGCCATTTTATGAGATAGCTTTACGGTTGTTGGTGGTGGTATGGGAAGTAAGAAGTTTGTCAGTTTTAGTTACAGATCCTTTAAAAGTATATTACCCAAACCGAAGCATATGTTGTGTTGCTTGAGGCTAGCTATGTCTGTTGGTCAAGCCAGCATGCTGGACTCTTTGGAAGCATTGTACTTCTTAAATGTACCTCTGAAAGTGGGTTTTCCGGGCATGTGTGTTGTAAGTTTCCTTACTCTGGAAGGATAGAGTCAGATTTTAGACTTCCTTAGATACTAAAGTGAGAATTAGGTGACTTAGCTTTAGCGCTAACTagcattatgaaatatttaggtatttGACTAGGGTTGGCTTGAGATATGTGGCACGTGTGACCTACTTGCACACTTACCCAACAAAGCCAGATGGAGCTACAAATTACTTCCAACACAGCACTTTGGGCAATCGCTACCAGTCTGTGGGACTCAAAACCAATTTACCATGTCTGAACTAATGACTTGAGGTTCCTTCCAGCTTTAACATTCTTTTGCATTCTAAACAATAACTGCTCAGAAGAATGGCCAAACAGCTGTGGACTCTTCACAGTCACCCTCAGCTCAGAGAAGACTAGTATCTCTCTGCCTATTTGAGgggataaaaggaaaacatgtggAGAGTTTGGTAAGCGGGATTGACCTCAGTTAAGGTATATACCCCTGTGACCTCTGGGAGCATTTTTCTGAGGGTGAAAATAACAAAGAAGGTGACCTGGGTAGAAACATTGCttttttttagacatttcatGCCAACTTCTATAACTAAGCTTGCTAGattattataaaactaaatgtttatattttctaatgcTACTCTTATAAATTATCACTGGTAACCAATAATTGATGAATCAAAGTAAACTATATGTCATTTGTTTTTACATAGAACCGAAGAATTTTTTCTCTTGGTTATCAAACATATTGTGAAATACATTGCCTTTTACAATGTAGGCTATTTTCTTGAAACTACTTTACATAGTTGTGAAGGTTCTTTGTACAGAGatgttttattacatttcattATAGATTTCTCTTTAATCCTGTTAACAGTTTAATTTAAATGTAGTAAAATCCACTTGCTTCAGTTCTCATCACTTTGTAAATCGGACAGTTGATTAAATTTGGTTGAAACAGACTAATTTTCATTTAAGAGCTTTATGGTAAAATTATGAAACATAGGTTTAACAGTGAAAAATTTAAGTAGTTTCTGGAcattttagtaaaattaaattatctgAATTTACAAATTGTTGTGGGTACTAGTAATTTATTTGCCGGTTTCCTAAAAGGTATAGTATTACATGCTTTATTAAATTGGTTTTGTGACTTAGAATCTGTGCAAAATTGCAGTCATGAAATTGACAGTCTCCCAGGATGTTTGGATTTAGTTGAGCATTTagatagttttctcttttttaactttattatgaaaaatggtGTTAAAAAACACTTGAATTAGGGGTTTCTAAAGGAAGAAGTGTGTATGTGATTCCCTAGCTTTTACTgagatgtttttacttttttttaactgcagAGTATGTTCACTTCTGTGTTGGAACATCTTTATAAACATTACCACTTTTTCTCATCAATTGATTTCAGTCCTTTTCTCTTAACCTGTGTTCAGAGGACTGTTTCATACACAAGTCCATAGAAAGGAAATGTGTGTTCTCTGCctgttccctccccccccccaaatcaggaAACAGTGGGCAAAGAAATACATATCCAAAGAAACCTTTTTCCCCACTTCTGTATACCTTTTAAGAGGATAttatttcatccttttaaagGTAAGAGGAACAGATACTTTGTAGAGTGAGGTTTATACAAAGTAAAAAGACCCACATCCGACTCCCCTAAATCATTGGTGTTTTCTTTTGTCCTGCTCTCTcggtttatttttcttgtaatgttgCTTTCATATGAttgttctccctccctttctccttgcaATATAGATTCCTAAAGGAAAATCCAACTCTTCCTTTCCTAAAAACTCTACTTTGTAAGTCATTATCATGGCACAGCGAattctgctttttagttttggttCTTCACTAATTATGCCTGCATATATCATCATCCTTTTGCTTACAAAACTGCCTGTTCTACATTCTAGGATGTGAAACCTGTAAGACATTTATGATCTGCTACCCCTGTCTACCTCTAGTTGGGTGTGACTCATCTGACAATATTCTATGCCAAAGTTACTTGGAACTTTTGGCAAATCTAATGGTTGCTTATAAGTGAATTAGAGTGTGCTTTATTGTTGTTTGTTAACCATATTTTGGCAGTGTATTGCTGTTAAAAATGAGCGTGAATGTTCCTATCATTTCCTAAGATTGAATACATTATTTTGGGAACCATTGGGTGGTGcatcatttctttcctcagtAAATGGTTTTTTGTCTTTCGTTGCATgtctttttctatatatatatatatatatatatatataatatacacacacacatatatatatatatatatatgtcaaaaatCCTTATGTACCTTAAGTACTTTTTAAGAGTCACATTTCACTATCAAACATTTTtgtcagagaagaaaatttaaaatgtctaaaactATGTTTGCCTAATCCTTGTTACCATAACAGCATTATCATACCAAGGTCTTTCAGACTATTTAAAAAGCACTCCTCGGGTTAAATGCTTTATGTTGGTAGGCAGCCTTAGTGTCATTTGTCCATTCTGATTAAGTAATTTAACAAGCAATATGAATGGATGGATTGTCTGAGTCGAAATGGTGTTGGATTAgttaattgatatttattttgattCAAACTATTAACTACATAGGAATTGTAGTGATTTGTTAAAGCACAAAAGAATGTAACTTTTacctgtttcattgttttttagcAAAAGCCTGCATGctttctttattatggctgaCTTATTTAATGCTTATTAATAGGTAGATGATTCTCCAGTGAATAGGATGGCTTTCTGTTGCATGTCATAGTGCAGTTGAAACTCCTCAGGCCAGTCATCAtgttttaagggaaaagaaaaatggcatgaGAGAACAGGTCCAAATGCCCTTCTTTAATAACCTCAGCGGTCTGGTTTACTTTGAGCATGCCATTTCACTCTGGAGTAAGAAATCTGGTTTATGGTTTGGTATGACTGGCTAAGATACAGAATGTAAACTCACTTTAAAAAGCAGAACCCTCCCTATAAAACCATAGAACTACTTTGGAGCATTTTACTGCTCAGTTCTCTACTGAAGCATTTCACATGGAGCTTGTGGGTAGATTttagcaaaaaaaacaaaacaaaactatgaagTACCCTTGATTCTTGAAGAGGTGAGGTTATTGAGAAAGAGTATTTTGACCCAAAATATACATGAAAGCttgaaaatcatttaataatATGGTTACCTTGGCTGTCTACTTTCAAGAGCTTATTTAgcataaaaatagttttactgtGCATCAGTTTTTTTCATCCTATTGATCATTCAGGACCTTGATCCAGCAGCACTTCTTGGCTTAGGCATCTCGGGTGTCAAGGATGGTAGAAGTCTTTGGCTGTCTGTGTGTAATACCAATTATAGCACATATAAGGAGTCTATGCTTGGAATGATACCTTTCTTTGTTACCACAACAGTCTCATTTAGTCAGTATAAAATAATTAACTCATTCTTCTTTGCAGGTGAAGAGCAGAATAAAGAAGCGCTGCAGGATGTGGAAGATGAAAATCAGTGAGACACAAAAGCCAACAAGAGAAACCATCTCTGACCACCCCATTCCTTCCCATCCCACTCCCATTGGAAATTCCCCCGTTGTCACTGAGAACCACCAAATCTGACTTTTACATTTGGTCTCAGAATTTAGGTTCCTGccctgttggtttttttttttttttccctttttaaaaacagttttcaaaagttCTTAAAGGCAAGAGTGAATTTCTGTGGATTTTACTGGTCCCAGCTTTTAGGTTCTTTAAGACACTAACAGGACTGCATAGAGGCTTTTTCAGCATTACTGTATTGTCTCCTGCCAGAT comes from the Ailuropoda melanoleuca isolate Jingjing chromosome 13, ASM200744v2, whole genome shotgun sequence genome and includes:
- the YWHAE gene encoding 14-3-3 protein epsilon isoform X1, which encodes MLEDVFSLSSCCSLLVQMAFCDEMVESMKKVAGMDVELTVEERNLLSVAYKNVIGARRASWRIISSIEQKEENKGGEDKLKMIREYRQMVETELKLICCDILDVLDKHLIPAANTGESKVFYYKMKGDYHRYLAEFATGNDRKEAAENSLVAYKAASDIAMTELPPTHPIRLGLALNFSVFYYEILNSPDRACRLAKAAFDDAIAELDTLSEESYKDSTLIMQLLRDNLTLWTSDMQGDGEEQNKEALQDVEDENQ
- the YWHAE gene encoding 14-3-3 protein epsilon isoform X2, yielding MDDREDLVYQAKLAEQAERYDEMVESMKKVAGMDVELTVEERNLLSVAYKNVIGARRASWRIISSIEQKEENKGGEDKLKMIREYRQMVETELKLICCDILDVLDKHLIPAANTGESKVFYYKMKGDYHRYLAEFATGNDRKEAAENSLVAYKAASDIAMTELPPTHPIRLGLALNFSVFYYEILNSPDRACRLAKAAFDDAIAELDTLSEESYKDSTLIMQLLRDNLTLWTSDMQGDGEEQNKEALQDVEDENQ